AAAAAGGTTTAGTATAATTATAAACTTATTGCACGATGTTTTTCTTCATGTTCGATGACCCTAGAGGGATCGTTTTgcttaacccttttgttaccgacagggtacccgggtacctttttcgttttcaagtgaaatttttttagggttctgaacattgcaggaaattgaaactccgtgacatcttcaaactcggcaaaattaaggtttgggtggtacgaaaatgaaaatccagtaagggggggctggaggaggggcttctgaatatttttaccccgtaacgtaccgacagggtacccgggtacccacgttttggtatgaccataacttcgtcagttttcaaccgatttggacgattccgtttgctatggattaagaaattcatcctctatccgttccatgtcacataggaccgatccggattacctggttaccggagttccggatttgctagaccatgtctcaaaaatggagaagttgatcttatagaatccaaatgatgattttttgtaccctgagctaccagtttcgcagagaattcgaggattatgacttcccaacgtattaggaccacgtgatcatatggactcggaacggacatcccggaataggttcccgtgggccctatagtggccgcaaattcattcctggcaatatgggtataaaaaattcttgaaattgtttcgggaacatgtgatagttgaaaccataggatggatatgaaccggaacggtcattctggaacaggttcccggagggcccgtagtggccaaaaactcattttgaataaaccctagcaatatgggtatcaaaattcttggaattgttccgaaaacatgttttccatgtagttgagatcataggatggatatgaaccggaatggtcattctggaacaggttcccggagggcccgaaaGGCCCATAGTGGCTAAAAActtatttagaataaaccctggcaatatgggtataaaaattcttggaattgttccggaaacataatttccatgtagttgagaccataggatggatatgaaatGGAACGGTCATCCtgtaacaggttcccggagggcccgtagtggccaaaaactcgtttagaataaaccctggcaatatgggtatcaaaattcttggaattgttccgcaaacataatttccatgtagttgagaccataggattgatatgaaccggaacggtcattctggaacaggttcccggagggcccgtagtgacCAAAAACTCacttagaataaaccctggcaatatgggtatcaaaattcttggattttttccggagacgtgttattcatgtagttcagaccataggatggatatgaaccggaacggtcattctgtaACAGGTTCCCGAAGGgtccgtagtggccaaaaactcatttagagaaaaccctggcaatatgggtatcaaaattcttggaatttttccggagacatgttattcatgtagttcagaccataggatggatatgaaccggaacggtcattctgtaacaggttcccggagggcccgtagtggccaaaaattcatttagaataaaccctaacaatatgggtatcaaaattcttggaattgttctggaaacatattttccatgtagtacaccataggatggatatcaaccggtgGAATAGGTTCCCCGAGCGTCCGTAGGGGCCAaacactcatttagaataaaccctggcaatatgggtatcacaatttttggaattgttccggaaacatgttttccatgtacttgagaccatagattggatatatacccatattgccaggggttctcccaaatgaatttatggtcactgtaggccctccgggaacctgttccaaaaagaccattccggttgatatccatcctatggtctcaactacatggaaaacatgtttccggaacaattccaagaatattgatacccatattgccagggattcTACCAAATGAATTAATGATCACTTTAGGCCCTCCCCTCCGgcaacctgttccaggatgaccggtccgttgtcaaaccatccaatggtccaattacttatcagatcatgcttccaaaacaatttcatgaattttgatacccatattgccagggcttcttcagaatgagtttgtggccactttaggccccacgagaacctgttccaggatgaccggcccattttcaaaccatcctatggtccaattacttatcagatcatgcttccgatacaatttcatgaattttgatacccatattgccagggtttcttcagaataagtttgtggccactttaggtcCCACGGGAACCTgctccaggatgaccggtccgttgtcaaaccatccaatggttcaattacttattagatcatgcttccgaaacaatttcatgaattttgatacccatattgccagggtttcttcagaataagtttgtggccactttaggccccacgggaacctgttccaggatgaccggtccgttgtcaaaccatccaatggttcaattacttattagatcatgcttccgaaacaatttcatgaattttgatacccatattgccagggtttcttcagaataagtttgtgaccaccttaggccccacgggaacctgttccaggatgaccggtccgttgtcaaaccatccaatggttcaattacttatcagatcatgcttccaaaacaatttcatgaattttgataaccatattgccagggtttcttcagaatgagtttgtggccactttaggccccacgggaacctgttccaggatgaccggtccattgtcaaaccatcctatggtccaattacttatcagatcatgcttctgaaacaatttcatgaattttgatacccatattgccagagtttcttcagaataagtttgtggccactttaggcccgacgggaacctgtttccggaataaccgttccgggattaattcataaaatggtcccgtaacgtagttaagttatattctttaaatttccaacgaagtttattagtcatcacgcaagaaatcttcatttggttgaatatatatcttcaattcacacatactttgggacttggccctgttaatccggaattccggttaccaggtaatccgaatcggttctctgtaacatgtatcgaatagcgggtaagttcctgcatccgtagcaaccaaaatcgtcgaaatcggtgaaaaactgacaatgttatgatcattttaagtccgtgggtacccgggtaccctgtcggtaacgtaagggtgttttttttgtcggtaacaaaagggttaatgaTCAAAAAGTTTTGCccaaaatttaataattaaattttaataatcTATCCCCACAAAATAAGTCGGAATATCAGAATGAATACATAGTCTAAAACTAAATATTGCTGCCtctattggcttgataaatcaCGAACGTTTAAGGAACAAACAATAAATAGAATAGATATAAGTAtatactctttcgacagccggctggcaagagtttaaattAGAAACATATAAACAACATATGCTatgggtcgaattgccagcttgaggcaaacaTCCTTGACCTGTCTTACCCTACCCAAacaccaactccgtagaacttatgagggcgtcgccaagtcgggggcctctcactaagtaagttctacatcaacatttccttccatatccctagttacggtaaagatttgcgtggccgggagtagtgatcctcatgcttttgttatttttgtgttagACTGAAATCAAGAATCCCTCCCCTTCTTGATTCCTGATAGCATTCTACAtagggatttcaaaagaaaaacatgagtatcactagtgtccaatctacgaagtataccgtaacaacgctaacgctaacgctaaatGAAAGGAGCGAAATAGCGATCTAAGAATTAAGTGCGCGGATTTTGGTGTTACTTCCCCTGCAGGCGGTGATATTTGATGAATCATGTTTAATTCTCCCTTATCAATCCACACATTTTGAACATAATATAATACTGTACTACTATCTACGTACTACAGATAGCCATATCTGACCGCGTCTTTTATGATACCCCTCATTCGGCTGGCGTACCTTAACTGTGCCTCCGGTGATGCTGCAAACCCCTCCGCCAGGTCCCCATTTAAGTCCGGCATCTCCGCCGGATCCGTACATAGAATGGGTACGTCAAAGGTGGCCATGATGATCGTAAACTTGGCAAAATTCTTCAGCTGTTCTTTCAGGGCATCGAAGGGGAACAACGCTAACGGATCACTACCCAATTTATCAAGAAGATCCGTTAACGAACTATGGTACACCTGAAGCATATCATCGAAATGCTTTTCCCGGAAAGAGTCATCCGTGCAGCAGAATAGGAAGTACAGGACATCTAGAGCGGGTGATGCATAGCGCACCAGTTGCCAATCGATCAGGGCCAGCTCGGTCGGCTTACTATCCTGAAAAGTCAATGAGATTTATACAAAAGGGGTTTAAAAACTTAACTTGTATAAATACCTTGTATCCGTATAAGATATTGTTTATCCAACAATCGCCATGGTTCAATACTGCATACGGTTCCGCTTTCGTTCCATCCAAACACGCCTCCAGTGCTTGTATGTGTTCTCCCCTCAATGTCTCCATTTTCATTCTCTCGATTTCTTCCTCCGGCTCTAGTAAAGAAATGGCATTTTCCAGCGCGGCATCAAACATGGCCATCAGCTGTTCACTGCTTTTGAGTGCCGGAAGTAATACATCGGACAGTTGAAAACTCTTCAACAGCTCTGGTTTTTGGTCCTTTAGTGCCAGAGACAACCCATGCAGTCGTCCCAAATTGATCATCACCAGACGCGCATGTTCATAGTCTACCGGTTCGATCTTATTACCCATTCGATAATCTTTGTTGCGTAGGTTTTCCATCAATAGCACCGACTCTTCGCTATCTGCATCGAACAATGTCAAGTAGCACTTCGGTACGTTGAAGAAAccttctgattctggcactcctcTGTCGCGTTGAAACTCGAACATTGCTGGCAGTATGGTCGAATATAGTAGAATCTCCCGTTCGAACAGAGCTATCGAATTGAACTCCTCCCGGCGGGCTGCATTCTGTGGAGGGATCTTACAGAACAGATCCACTTGGCGGCTGCCTTCGGTGAGGATAACCCGATGGATTTCTCCCACCAACCCATCACAGCTGGAGCCACGCTCGAAGCGTACATCCAATTTATCAGATGTGAATCCAAGTTTGACGGCTGTCCGGGTAGCAGCTTGGCGCACATATTCCGGCAGCTGGACGGATTGAGACTCTGTCATGGAATCGGTCATTGTTACGAAGGGTGCCGGTTGTGTGATTTTTCGATGGTGTATAACAACTGATTTGATTAGCTGGACTGAAATGAGAAATGCATGTAGGCCTATGTTATCTAATCTGCGATGGTTTATCAATCGAACAATTTCGAGGCAACATGTTGTGAAATGCGAGGTTGAAGGAATATGTGATTTTTGCTAGGAACAGTGCCACCTATATGCCGAAATTAAATATAGGAATATGAGTAAAAATGTTACATCGCcgtataaaattaaaattaatcggcGAACTTCTATGAAATCCAACTGTGAAGAAGTGTTGCACGTGGAATTATTGAATTACTTGATGGAGATGGTCTGGAAATAATTTTAAGCtttattgaattttacatttttttaactcTACCTAAAATTTATTCCACCATTCCacgtataaaaaaaatatttatatatagGTTTTCCAGAACTTATTGCGTAGATTTCATAGACATAGTATCGCCACGTCGAGGATGGGAAATGGTCGCATTAGCGAATTATTGCTGATGATGGTTGAAGAAAAGTAAGCCGAAACGCGTAACGTAAAAAtgcctttttttaaattaatgtaTTCTATGTACCCTGCCTTTGTTAACCACTAAAAAAGCTTAAACCTTacaataaattaaccaaaaattaaaaattactttCAGCTTTTTAGTGAAATGCTAGCCTCTGACATAAATAAGACAAGTTAGTACTATCCTATTCAA
The nucleotide sequence above comes from Armigeres subalbatus isolate Guangzhou_Male chromosome 3, GZ_Asu_2, whole genome shotgun sequence. Encoded proteins:
- the LOC134227093 gene encoding uncharacterized protein LOC134227093, producing the protein MTDSMTESQSVQLPEYVRQAATRTAVKLGFTSDKLDVRFERGSSCDGLVGEIHRVILTEGSRQVDLFCKIPPQNAARREEFNSIALFEREILLYSTILPAMFEFQRDRGVPESEGFFNVPKCYLTLFDADSEESVLLMENLRNKDYRMGNKIEPVDYEHARLVMINLGRLHGLSLALKDQKPELLKSFQLSDVLLPALKSSEQLMAMFDAALENAISLLEPEEEIERMKMETLRGEHIQALEACLDGTKAEPYAVLNHGDCWINNILYGYKDSKPTELALIDWQLVRYASPALDVLYFLFCCTDDSFREKHFDDMLQVYHSSLTDLLDKLGSDPLALFPFDALKEQLKNFAKFTIIMATFDVPILCTDPAEMPDLNGDLAEGFAASPEAQLRYASRMRGIIKDAVRYGYL